The Silvibacterium dinghuense DNA window CGAAGGCGACGTAGTGGTGTTGCGGCCACACGAAGAATATCCAGGCAAGGATGCATACTGGAGCGTCGTGCATTCCGACGCGCGCGACGTGGAGCTGGTCATCACCCACGGAGAAATCATCTACGGCAGCCGGCAGCTAGCCGCTCCCGCAAGGCACAGCTCCGCCATGGATGCCGCCGCCGTGTGCGGAGAGATCATGGAAGTTGAGCCCCCACCCGTACGCACAGAAGCCCGCTCCTTCAGCGAACTCGAGAACAGGCTAAGCTTCGCACTCGCCGAATGGGGACGCAAACTGGCACCGCTGGCCGAGTGCGGCCAGTAAGGATCTGTTGCGCGGTTCTCAGGCTTCGATAACAGAAATACCTGTGCGGATGAAGTCCGTGCCCTTGGCAAGCAGCGGCTCACCGCTGAGCTCGGCCAGAGCATAGGAGAAACAGTCGCCCAGGTTCAGTGACGCCGGATGGCGGCCCTTGCCATAACTGCGCCAGGCGGCGCGAGCGGCGGCGGCCTGCGAGGCATCTACAGGAACGATTTTCAGCTGCGCGTGGTGCAGGAAGAGTTCAAACTCGCGAGCTCCCGCATCGCCAAGGCGTGCCTCGATCACAATACCCGCCTCCACGACTGTGGCGGCAGAGATCAACCGTGTTGCGGCTGCTGCGATCAGCTCAGCGAATCGAGCACACTCCGGCTCGTTCAGGAATAGAGCGGCAATGGCCGAGGTATCGATGACCATGCTACTCAGGCAGCCCATGCTCGCCGTAGCCGAGAATGTCTTCTTCGGGGCGAGTATCGAGGATAGGTAGCCTGCTTACCCTGCGAATAATCTCACCAAGGCGAACAGCGCGCTCGTGAGCCGGGTTCCCGGTGCGCTGCGGAGCGACCCGGGCCAACCGCTCCTCCAGAGCGATACGGATCGTCGCAGTGATGGACTCGCCCGTGACCTCACTGAGCTGACGCGCCAGGCTTTCCGTTTGCTCGTTCTTGATGCTCATGGCCATGGTGGTATTCTATATTTATTCAATAATTATATAAATATGCAATTCGTCTTTTGATTTCAAACTGCGGTTCAGACGAATCTCACTCGGCAAAACGCCGGCGTTTTCGAAACCAGGGGAAATGATGGCTACGCCAGGTAGTAGGCATCGGATCAGAGATCACATCAAGGATAAGAGGCTCAGCCTCAACAGAGAATCGCAGGATGTTCCCGATGGGCAGCTGTGATTTCCATGCCTCGGTGATCGAGTTTGGGCCAATCTGAAAGCTGGCAATCGCCAAGAACTGGCACGGATGGCCTGCTGCGTCGGCTCGAAACTGCCAATGCTGCAGCTGCTTCGCGTAGAAGGTCAACAGCATGGGAGGGCCGCTGATCTTGGCCACATCAGCGACTTTTCCTTCAGCATCCAGAGTCAGCCGAATGGTGGCGACGCCCGACACTCTCGCGGCACGGGCAATCGGCGGATAGAAGAGCGGATCGCCACTCACCTTAGTGACGCGATTGCACCACTGGGCTTCCGCGTTGCAGAGCGGGACGAAGAGGCCGCATAGCAAAACTACCAGGAACGCTGTTGCCATCGCTCTGTTCATACAGCGAGAGGATACAGTGAGGTCCGCTTCTCCCAAATAAGCAATAAGCGGAGCTTGGAGGGGGCGCCCGGATTCTCGCTTGTGCAGAGAAACGCAGGTTCTTCGCGTCGGCCGGAATGGCAACTTTGGAGATATTCGCTCCCACACAAGCCAGCAGAGGACTTGTATGGGCCACCGGCTCTTATCCTAGCTAATCGAGAGAAACGCAGGTTCCTCCGCTGCGCAGGCCTTTCGGCCTGCTTCGGTCGGAACGACAAACTGTGGGTGGGAAAGTATAGGTTCGCGACCAGCGGGAGCGGAGGGTCGGGTTCGTGCTCTCCCACATCTCAGAATCGAGATGTGGGGCACCCGGGATCGTGCTTTAGAGCGAGGCCGTGGCGGGGAGGATCTGGTCTACGTCTACCCACTCGGTGGGATAGTTGCCGGTGAAGCAGGCCACGCAGAACTTGTTATCCGTATCGCCGGCACAGGCGTGTTGCATCCCCTCGAGCGAGAGGTAGGCGAGCGAGTCAGCTTCAATGAAGCGCTCGATCTCGGCGATGGAATTATTGGCTGCGATCAGCTCCGACTTGCGGGGCGTGTCGATGCCGTAGTGGCAGGGCGAGATGGTCGGCGGGCAGCTGATGCGGAGATGCACTTCCTTCGCACCCGCAGCACGGACCATGCGCACGATCTTGCGGCTGGTGGTGCCGCGGATGATCGAGTCATCGACCAGGATGATGCGCTTGCCCTGCAGCAGATTGCGCACCGGGTTGAGCTTGAGCTTCACGCCGAAGTCGCGGACGCGCTGCTCGGGCTCGATGAAGGTGCGGCCCACGTAGTGGTTGCGAATCAAACCAAATCGAAACGGGATGCCACTCTCCGCGGCATAGCCAATCGCAGCCGTCACGCCGGAGTCGGGCACGGGCACGACGAGATCGGCTTCGACGCCGGACTCACGCGCAAGCTGGCGGCCCATCTCCTCACGGCTTTCCTGCACCCAGCGATTGAAGATCTTGCTATCGGGTCGCGCGAAGTAGACGTGCTCGAAAACGCAGCTCGACTGCTTGACACCGGTCGAGTAGCGGCGCGAAGTGACGCCATCCGCCGAGACCATGACCAGCTCGCCGGGCTCGACGTCGCGCACGAACTTCGCACGCAGCAGATCGAAGGCGCAGGTTTCGGAGGCGAAAACAACGGTGTCCGGTCCATCAGGATTCTCGATGACGCCCATCGACAGCGGACGGAAGCCGCGCGGATCGCGTGCAGCGAAGATGCGGTCGCGCGTCATCATCACAATCGAAAACGCGCCATCGACCTGCGAGAGCGAATCGGCGATGGCGTCGACCAGCGTGCTCGCCTTCGAGTGCGCGATGAGCTGCACGATGATCTCGGAGTCGCTGGTGGTCTGGAAGTAGGCGCCGTCGCGCTCGAGGCGCGCGCGGACGTTGCCGAGGTTCACCAGGTTGCCGTTGTGAGCGATGGCGATGAGGCCTTTGGTCGACTCCACGCGAATGGGCTGCGCGTTGAGCAGCGCCGAGTCGCCGGTGGTCGAGTAGCGGGTGTGGCCGATGGCCATGTCGCCGTGGAGCTTGGCCAGCACATCTTCGGTGAAGATGTCGGCGACCAGGCCCATGCCCTTGATGTTCGAAAGATTCTTGCCGTCGGCGGTAGCGATGCCGGCCGACTCCTGTCCGCGATGCTGCAGCGCGTAGAGGCTGAGATAGACCTGGCGCGCGGCCTCGGGATGGTTATAGACGGCGGCGACACCGCACTCCTCGCGGAGCTTGGGGTCTTCTTCCGTATCGAGGCCGCGTGCCCGGAAATATTCCGCCTCACTCATACCGAGAATCTGCGTGGACTCGTTCGGGAAGCCTTCCGTCAATAGCGGATTCTGGAGCGGGTTCACGCGAGCACCTCGTTGGCAGAGTGATCGTGCAGGGTCGCTTCGAGCGAATCGGCCCAGGGAGCGCGGAGGTCGGCAACAGTCGAGTCGATGACGGTCTTCAGATTTGCGGATAGCACGATGCGATCATCGACAGTCTTTCCGATTTGCTGGACGAGGCTCTGATAGTGAAGCGCCATTTGCATAATCTCTGCGTGATTCGCCTGGTCATAAGAAATCAGCACCCACGATGGCCGCTCCGCAAAAATGCTATCCGGACCATGTGAGGCTGTTTCAGGCAGAATCGCAGCCTTCACACCAATGCCATGAGCAAAGCACGCCTCCGCAAGCGCCACCGGGAGACCACCTTCCGAAAGATCGCTTGCCGAGTGGATCAATTGCTTCTCTGCAAGCGCAGCGAGACACTGGTTAAGCTTGGCTTCACTCTCAAGCTCAATCGCTGGCGGTTCGCCCCAGAGTTGGCCAAGTACCACCTTGGCATATTCAGAAGAGCCGAACTCTTTCTGTGATGTCTTCCACAGGTTCGTATCCGCCGGAAACGGCGCAAGAACGGCAACAGAATCGCCTTCACGCTGAAATCCTGAAGGAACGGCCTTGGTCACATCATCGATCACGCCGACGATGCCGAGGACCGGCGTCGGGTAGATACCTTCACCCTTAGTCTCGTTGTAGAGCGAGACATTGCCGCCAGTGACCGGGGTGCCAAGGGCCTTGCAGGCGGCGGCGATGCCGTCAATGGCGCTCGAGAGCTGCGCCATGATCTCGGGCTTCTCGGGGTTGCCGAAGTTGAGGCAGTTGGTCGTCGCGACGGGCGTTGCGCCGGTGCAGGCGACCTTGCGGGCGGCTTCGGCGACGGCGTGCTGCGCACCGAGCTCAGGATTCAGATAACACCAGCGGCCGTTGCCGGCGAGCGCCATCGACAAGCCACGCTCGTGGCCTGGCGTTCCAGTACCCTTGATGCGCATGACACCGGCTTCTGCACCGGGGCCCTGCACGGTGTTGGTCTGCACCATCGAGTCGTACTGCTCGAAGACCCAGCGCTTGTCGCAGACATTCGACGACGCGAGCAGCTGCTTGAGGTCGGCGGTGTAGTCGCGGGTTTTATTTAACTCGGCAAGTACTTCGGGCGAAGGTTCCGCAGGAACCGGAGCCTTCCACACACCAACGGGCCGGTGGTAGCGCGGCGCGTCGTCGGTGAGCGAAGTGTTTGGAATATCCGCCATCAGCTCGCCCTTGTGGACGATGCGCATGCGCGGGTCGGCGATGACGGTGCCGACGATGGTGGCGTCGAGCCCCCACTTGTAGAAGACGTCGAGCACTTCCTGCTCGCGGCCCTTCTCGGCGACGAGGAGCATGCGCTCCTGCGACTCGGAGAGCATCATCTCGTAGGCGGTCATGTTGGTTTCGCGCTGGGGGATCTGGTCGAGGTTCATCTCGACGCCGACGCCGCCGCGCGCGCCCATTTCGCAGCTGGATGAGGTGAGGCCGGCTGCACCCATGTCCTGAATGCCGACGACCGCGCCGGTCTTCATGGCTTCGATGCAGGCCTCGAGGAGCAGCTTCTCCATGAAGGGATCGCCCACCTGCACGTTGGGGCGCTTCTGCTCGGAGCCTTCCTTGAACTCTTCCGACGCCATGGTGGCGCCGTGGATGCCGTCGCGGCCAGTCTTCGCTCCCGCGTAGATCACCGGATTGCCGACGCCGGTGGCCTTGGCGTAGAAGATCTCATCGCGGCGGACGAGGCCGAGCGCAAACGCGTTCACCAGCGGATTGCCGGAGTAGCACGGCTCGAAGCGGGTTTCGCCACCAAGGTTGGGCACGCCGAAGCAGTTGCCGTAGGCGGCAATGCCGTGGACCACGCCCTCGAGCACGGAGTGATTCTTGTTCACCAGCGCCGCATCCGCCGAGCCCGGCTCGATGGGGCCGAAGCGCAGCGAATCCATCACCGCCAGCGGACGGGCGTTCATGGTGAAGATGTCGCGCAGAATGCCGCCCACGCCCGTGGCCGCGCCCTGGAAAGGCTCGATGTACGAGGGGTGGTTGTGCGACTCGATCTTGAAGGCGCAGGCCCAGCCGTCGCCCACGTCGATGATGCCGGCGTTCTCACCCGGCCCCTGCACGACTCGATCGCTTTCGGTCGGCAGCCGCTTAAGGTGCACGCGTGACGACTTATAGGAGCAGTGCTCGCTCCACATCACGGAGTAGATACCAAGTTCAGTAAGGGAAGGGGTGCGGCCAAGCGCGGCGAGGATGCGTTCGTACTCCTCGGCCGTGATGCTGTGCTGAGCCAGAAGCTCGGGCGTGACAGTGACCGGTTTGGGGGTCACGGCATTCTCTGATTTCATGGCGTTGAAACACCATTGTCGCATGGGTGTGCGGCACGCCGCTTGTGGCAGCGCTGGATTCCGGGGGATTCCTGGAGAAACCGGCGGGACAAGATGGTTACTTCTGAGTTAATGCACCGGAAGTAGGGCAGATTCACCAGCTTCTTCGTTCCGCAAGTGGTGAAGCGCACGGATATGGGCCGGGGTGGTACGGCAGCATCCGCCAATGGCCTGCGCTCCGGCGGTGTACCACTGGCGGGCGAGAGCGGTGTAGGGTGCAACCTCTGCCGCCCCATACCAGGAACGGGACTCGGCATTCCAGAGCTCGCCGGAATTCGGATAGGCGATGAGCGCCTTGGCGGTGACAGCGCGAGCAGCCTTCAACAACGGCAGCACGAAGCGAGGCTGGGTGCAGTTGATGCCTACGGCTGCCACCTGCTCAAAATCGTCCTCCTCTTTGCTGCCCAGGAGCGCGGCGCAGTCCGCCAGCGGCTCGCCATGGGCGACGTGGGCCTCGTCGCGGCAGGTGAAGGAAACCCAGGCGGAGACATGCGGAAAGTCGACGAGGGCGACGGCAATGGCGCGGGCCTCTTCGAACGAGGGCACTGTCTCAAAAGCAACGAGATCCGCCTCGGTGTCAGCGAGAACGTCGAGCCGGCGAGCGTGAAAATCAACCAGCTCCGTAAAGGGGATTTCGTAATTGCCGTGGAACTCGGCTCCATTATGAAGCGCGGCGCCGTAGGGCCCGAGCGAGGCGGCGATGAAGACCGGGCGAGGGCTTTCGGCCGCATAGAGGACCCGGGCTTCCTCGGCGATAGCCACCGACCGGCGCAGAGCATCGTGCGCGTGATGCGCCGGACGGCCCAGCTCGGTATAACCAAAGTCGGAGACCTGGTAGCTGGCAGTGGAGATGCAGTCGGCGCCGGCATGCAGGTAGTCAAGATGCACAGCGCGAATGCGCTCGGGGGCGGTATCCAGAATGTGCGCGGACCAGAGCGGCCCGGAGATATCGAGACCGTGGCGCTCAAGCTCGGTGGCCATGCCGCCGTCGAGGACACGGACGGGAGCGAACTGCGCGAAGGTAAGCGGCCTCATGCGGAAGTCCTAGAGCCTGTTATGGACTTTCGCGCGAGCGGCGTTGCGCGGGAAAATCGGCCGAGACGAGACGGAGGACGAAGACTTAGGCTATTCCTAGGTGAGGACGACAACGAAGTATGGGCCGATTTTCCCCGCAACCCTTCAGGGCTGGGGCCAATTTTCCCGATCTCTTCGTCGCTCGCTGCTCGGAGATAACCCGATATCCGTCGCAACTCGCTCCTCGACCTCAGAAAAATTGGCGCCCAGCGTCCGCCGCGGGAAAGTTCATAACAGGCTCTAGCGCAGGGCACAATTGATAAGCAGGAGCAAGCGCCAGGAAATTCCGGCAGCGGCGGGGCGGGTTTCGTCCGAAAGCGCATCTTTCTGTTACACTTGATTCTAGCTCGCAACCAAGGCCG harbors:
- the mmuM gene encoding homocysteine S-methyltransferase, which encodes MRPLTFAQFAPVRVLDGGMATELERHGLDISGPLWSAHILDTAPERIRAVHLDYLHAGADCISTASYQVSDFGYTELGRPAHHAHDALRRSVAIAEEARVLYAAESPRPVFIAASLGPYGAALHNGAEFHGNYEIPFTELVDFHARRLDVLADTEADLVAFETVPSFEEARAIAVALVDFPHVSAWVSFTCRDEAHVAHGEPLADCAALLGSKEEDDFEQVAAVGINCTQPRFVLPLLKAARAVTAKALIAYPNSGELWNAESRSWYGAAEVAPYTALARQWYTAGAQAIGGCCRTTPAHIRALHHLRNEEAGESALLPVH
- the purF gene encoding amidophosphoribosyltransferase; translated protein: MSEAEYFRARGLDTEEDPKLREECGVAAVYNHPEAARQVYLSLYALQHRGQESAGIATADGKNLSNIKGMGLVADIFTEDVLAKLHGDMAIGHTRYSTTGDSALLNAQPIRVESTKGLIAIAHNGNLVNLGNVRARLERDGAYFQTTSDSEIIVQLIAHSKASTLVDAIADSLSQVDGAFSIVMMTRDRIFAARDPRGFRPLSMGVIENPDGPDTVVFASETCAFDLLRAKFVRDVEPGELVMVSADGVTSRRYSTGVKQSSCVFEHVYFARPDSKIFNRWVQESREEMGRQLARESGVEADLVVPVPDSGVTAAIGYAAESGIPFRFGLIRNHYVGRTFIEPEQRVRDFGVKLKLNPVRNLLQGKRIILVDDSIIRGTTSRKIVRMVRAAGAKEVHLRISCPPTISPCHYGIDTPRKSELIAANNSIAEIERFIEADSLAYLSLEGMQHACAGDTDNKFCVACFTGNYPTEWVDVDQILPATASL
- the purL gene encoding phosphoribosylformylglycinamidine synthase subunit PurL; this translates as MKSENAVTPKPVTVTPELLAQHSITAEEYERILAALGRTPSLTELGIYSVMWSEHCSYKSSRVHLKRLPTESDRVVQGPGENAGIIDVGDGWACAFKIESHNHPSYIEPFQGAATGVGGILRDIFTMNARPLAVMDSLRFGPIEPGSADAALVNKNHSVLEGVVHGIAAYGNCFGVPNLGGETRFEPCYSGNPLVNAFALGLVRRDEIFYAKATGVGNPVIYAGAKTGRDGIHGATMASEEFKEGSEQKRPNVQVGDPFMEKLLLEACIEAMKTGAVVGIQDMGAAGLTSSSCEMGARGGVGVEMNLDQIPQRETNMTAYEMMLSESQERMLLVAEKGREQEVLDVFYKWGLDATIVGTVIADPRMRIVHKGELMADIPNTSLTDDAPRYHRPVGVWKAPVPAEPSPEVLAELNKTRDYTADLKQLLASSNVCDKRWVFEQYDSMVQTNTVQGPGAEAGVMRIKGTGTPGHERGLSMALAGNGRWCYLNPELGAQHAVAEAARKVACTGATPVATTNCLNFGNPEKPEIMAQLSSAIDGIAAACKALGTPVTGGNVSLYNETKGEGIYPTPVLGIVGVIDDVTKAVPSGFQREGDSVAVLAPFPADTNLWKTSQKEFGSSEYAKVVLGQLWGEPPAIELESEAKLNQCLAALAEKQLIHSASDLSEGGLPVALAEACFAHGIGVKAAILPETASHGPDSIFAERPSWVLISYDQANHAEIMQMALHYQSLVQQIGKTVDDRIVLSANLKTVIDSTVADLRAPWADSLEATLHDHSANEVLA
- a CDS encoding energy transducer TonB; amino-acid sequence: MATAFLVVLLCGLFVPLCNAEAQWCNRVTKVSGDPLFYPPIARAARVSGVATIRLTLDAEGKVADVAKISGPPMLLTFYAKQLQHWQFRADAAGHPCQFLAIASFQIGPNSITEAWKSQLPIGNILRFSVEAEPLILDVISDPMPTTWRSHHFPWFRKRRRFAE
- a CDS encoding type II toxin-antitoxin system VapC family toxin — its product is MGCLSSMVIDTSAIAALFLNEPECARFAELIAAAATRLISAATVVEAGIVIEARLGDAGAREFELFLHHAQLKIVPVDASQAAAARAAWRSYGKGRHPASLNLGDCFSYALAELSGEPLLAKGTDFIRTGISVIEA
- a CDS encoding type II toxin-antitoxin system VapB family antitoxin, which produces MSIKNEQTESLARQLSEVTGESITATIRIALEERLARVAPQRTGNPAHERAVRLGEIIRRVSRLPILDTRPEEDILGYGEHGLPE